A single window of Lutzomyia longipalpis isolate SR_M1_2022 chromosome 1, ASM2433408v1 DNA harbors:
- the LOC129797194 gene encoding E3 SUMO-protein ligase NSE2-like, giving the protein MAEKNSKIDTINNKILHALEICVINLGKDHEITKENIINYKDLMKRLATIEIQKDARIRAIDKARKHPTASGYKEEYIRESKKDVHVNLEESKRYKNFDKFINDINRQGSDATSSAEGMTVTESIQKTDPFTKKPMVNPVRNNICKHVYDKDSLSNIIKLNSQVRCPYVGCTNKQRLRMADVTEDALLRIQLTAQANESDSD; this is encoded by the exons ATGGCAGAAAAGAACTCAAAAATTGATACAATCAACAACAAGATACTTCACGCTTTGGAGATTTGTGTAATTAATCTCGGCAAGGATCATGAAATta ccaaggaaaatataattaacTACAAGGATTTGATGAAGAGACTTGCGACAATTGAAATACAGAAGGATGCACGTATCAGGGCTATTGATAAGGCTAGAAAACATCCCACTGCGAGCGGCTACAAAGAG GAATACATTCGCGAAAGCAAGAAAGACGTTCACGTTAATTTGGAAGAATCAAAGCGATACaagaattttgataaattcatcaATGATATTAATCGACAag GCTCTGATGCAACATCCTCGGCTGAAGGTATGACTGTCACCGAATCAATACAGAAAACTGATCCATTCACGAAGAAACCAATGGTGAATCCAGTCAGAAACAATATTTGCAAGCACGTCTACGACAAGGACAGTTTGAGTAACATTATCAAACTGAATTCCCAAGTCAG GTGCCCCTATGTTGGCTGTACAAACAAGCAGCGTCTCAGAATGGCTGATGTTACAGAAGACGCATTGCTGAGGATTCAGCTCACTGCACAAGCGAATGAGAGCGATAGCGACTAA
- the LOC129797196 gene encoding poly [ADP-ribose] polymerase tankyrase, which yields MSNRMRSSVLSVNLDAAALANDPLRELFEACKTGDIVTVKKLINPSTVNARDTAGRKSTPLHFAAGYGRREIVEYLLANGGSIQARDEGGLHPLHNCCSFGHVDVVRVLLEAGANPNIKDNWNYTPLHEAASKGKVDVCIALLQHGADPNIRNSENKTPLDLSDAITRPVLTGEYRKDELLEAARSGNEETLLALLTPLNVNCHASDGRKSTPLHLASGYNRIRIVKILLQNGADVHAKDKGALVPLHNSSSYGHFEVTELLLKHGANVNANDLWAFTPLHEAASKSRVEVCSLLLSEGADPTLLNCHNKSAIDSAPTRELQNKIAYEYKGHCLLDACRQSDILRIKKNLNSDTVNFAHPYLGETPLHSAVRSVSPKRKQVIELLIKKGALLNERNTEYLTSLHVAAELSHYDAMDCLLKHGAKVNALDGLGQTALHLCAKQGNIQACRILFSYSVDATIVSLQGFTAAQLAPECMANILRDPPSADLEIELLEAAKTGDLMTVRRIILSHPEMVNCRDLDGRNSSPLHFASGFNRVPVVEFLLKHGAEVHASDKGGLVPLHNSCSYGHIEVTELLLKHGANVNVADLWKFTPLHEASAKGKYEIVKLLLKHGADPNKRNRDGATPLDLVREGDQDVADLLRGNAAVLDAAKKGNLARLQRLITPENINCRDSQGRNSSPLHLAAGYNNFEVAEYLLENGADVNAQDKGGLIPLHNASSFGHMDIAALLIKHNTKVNATDKWGFTPLHEAAQKGRTQLCALLLAHGADPYVKNQEGQTPIELATAEDVKCLLQDAMTSSIAPQPSQSNVASSTASVTNLSSNQTTVVSPITETVTLPTGASMTLSIPVPQLAPRGSLSPLQGAENNSDPDPDLPEPPVQESINTVGGFLSSLQLDHLVDLFEREQITLEILVEMGHEDLKQIGVSAYGFRHKILKGIAQLRATTGLGLTPSPFTLLVDLLPDDKEFLAVEEEMQATIREHRDNGQSGGYFNRYNIIRIQKVQNRKLWERYAHRRQEIAEENSHQACERMLFHGSPFINAIVQKGFDERHAYIGGMFGAGIYFAEHSSKSNQYVYGIGGGIGCPAHKDKSCYVCPRQLLLCRVALGKSFLQFSAMKMAHAPPGHHSVIGRPSAGGLHFPEYVVYRGEQAYPEYLVTYQIVKPEDTSSGTEEATS from the exons ATGTCCAATCGCATGAGATCATCAGTTTTATCCGTAAACTTGGATGCTGCAGCTCTCGCCAACGATCCCCTGAGAGAGCTCTTCGAGGCGTGCAAGACTGGAGACATTGTCACTGTGAAGAAACTCATAAATCCATCAACTGTGAATGCTCGGGACACG gcTGGGAGAAAATCCACACCACTTCACTTTGCAGCCG GCTATGGTCGTCGTGAAATAGTGGAGTACTTGTTGGCCAATGGTGGCTCTATTCAGGCCCGTGACGAGGGAGGCCTCCATCCGCTTCACAATTGCTGTAGTTTTGGTCACGTCGATGTAGTGCGTGTTCTCCTGGAGGCGGGTGCCAATCCCAATATCAAAGACAATTGGAACTACACTCCACTCCATGAGGCAGCAAGCAAGGGGAAGGTGGATGTTTGCATTGCACTCCTTCAGCATGGTGCTGATCCAAATATAAGAAATTCCGAGAATAAGACTCCCCTAGATTTGTCAGATGCAATAACGAGACCCGTACTCACGGGAGAATATCGTAAAGATGAATTACTTGAGGCAGCCCGATCGGGAAATGAGGAGACCCTTCTTGCCCTATTGACGCCCCTCAATGTAAACTGCCACGCGAGTGATGGACGAAAATCGACACCTCTACATCTGGCAAGTGGCTACAATCGCATTCGTATTGTGAAGATTTTACTGCAAAATGGGGCGGATGTTCATGCAAAAGATAAAGG GGCACTCGTGCCGCTCCACAATTCCAGCTCATATGGTCACTTTGAGGTGACGGAGCTACTGCTAAAACACGGGGCGAATGTTAATGCAAATGACCTATGGGCTTTTACGCCACTCCATGAAGCAGCCTCAAAGAGTCGTGTTGAAGTTTGCAGTTTGCTACTCAGTGAAGGAGCCGATCCCACACTTCTCAATTGCCACAATAAGTCTGCAATTGATTCCGCGCCAACGAGGGAGTTACAGAACAAAATTGCCT ATGAATACAAGGGGCATTGTTTGCTCGATGCTTGTCGCCAGTCAGATATTTTGCGCATAAAGAAGAACCTCAATTCGGACACGGTGAATTTTGCACATCCGTATTTGGGTGAGACACCTCTGCACTCTGCTGTGCGGTCTGTTTCGCCGAAAAGGAAGCAGGTCATTGAGTTGCTCATTAAGAAGGGTGCACTGCTCAATGAGAGGAACACGGAATACCTCACATCGCTCCATGTGGCCGCTGAATTGTCTCACTACGATGCTATGGATTGTCTTCTGAAACACGGTGCCAAAGTGAATGCGCTCGATGGACTGGGTCAG actgCTCTGCATTTATGTGCCAAGCAGGGAAATATTCAGGCTTGCAGGATACTCTTCTCTTACTCAGTGGATGCAACGATAGTGTCACTACAGGGATTTACAGCAGCTCAGCTGGCGCCTGAGTGCATGGCAAATATTTTACGTGACCCACCATCGGCTGATTTAGAGATTGAGCTACTGGAGGCAGCCAAAACCGGTGATCTCATGACTGTGCGTCGTATTATACTATCTCATCCGGAAATGGTGAATTGCCGTGATCTCGATGGAAGGAATTCGAGTCCACTCCATTTTGCGAGTGGTTTCAATCGAGTTCCTGTTGTTGAATTTCTCCTCAAGCACGGTGCTGAGGTTCATGCATCTGACAAAGG AGGTTTAGTACCACTGCACAATAGCTGTTCGTATGGGCATATTGAGGTAACGGAGCTCCTATTGAAGCACGGAGCGAATGTCAATGTGGCTGATTTGTGGAAATTTACCCCACTCCACGAGGCATCGGCAAAGGGAAAGTATGAGATTGTCAAATTGCTTCTGAAGCACGGAGCTGATCCCAATAAGCGCAATCGTGACGGTGCTACTCCGTTGGATCTCGTGCGTGAGGGTGATCAGGATGTTGCAGATCTTCTGCGGGGCAATGCTGCTGTCCTCGATGCAGCAAAGAAGGGGAATCTGGCACGGCTACAGCGTCTCATAACGCCGGAAAATATCAACTGCCGTGATTCTCAGGGTAGAAATTCGTCACCACTTCACCTTGCAGCAGGATATAATAATTTCGAAGTAGCTGAATACTTGCTGGAGAATGGGGCTGATGTGAATGCTCAGGATAAGGGGGGACTTATTCCATTGCACAATGCCTCAAGCTTTGGACACATGGACATTGCTGCTCTGCTCATAAAGCACAATACAAAAGTCAATGCAACAGACAAATGGGGTTTTACGCCACTCCATGAGGCAGCCCAGAAGGGACGAACTCAGCTCTGTGCACTACTTTTGGCACATGGAGCAGATCCCTATGTGAAAAATCAAGAAGGACAGACACCAATTGAGTTGGCAACAGCAGAAGATGTTAAATGTCTCCTTCAGGACGCTATGACATCTTCCATTGCACCGCAACCTTCTCAGTCTAATGTTGCATCGTCAACTGCTTCCGTAACAAATCTGTCCAGTAATCAAACGACTGTTGTGTCTCCCATTACGGAGACGGTAACCCTTCCCACGGGGGCCTCAATGACCCTCTCGATTCCTGTGCCACAGCTAGCGCCACGGGGATCACTGAGTCCGCTACAAGGAGCGGAAAATAATTCAGATCCCGATCCAGACTTACCCGAACCACCTGTGCAGGAATCAATCAACACAGTAGGTGGTTTCCTGTCCAGTTTGCAACTTGATCATCTTGTGGATTTGTTCGAGAGGGAACAGATCACATTGGAAATACTCGTGGAAATGGGGCATGAAGATCTCAAGCAGATTGGTGTGTCAGCTTATGGATTCCGTCATAAGATTCTCAAAGGCATTGCTCAACTCAGAGCCACAACAG GACTGGGACTAACACCAAGTCCATTCACACTCTTAGTGGATCTTCTGCCAGATGATAAGGAATTCTTAGCCGTTGAAGAAGAAATGCAAGCAACAATTCGTGAGCATCGTGACAATGGGCAATCTGGTGGGTATTTCAATCGTTACAACATCATACGAATCCAGAAGGTGCAAAATAGAAAGCTATGGGAACGCTATGCTCACCGACGTCAGGAGATTGCCGAAGAGAATTCCCATCAGGCGTGCGAGAGAATGCTTTTCCATGGGAGTCCATTTATCAATGCTATCGTCCAGAAGGGTTTTGATGAGCGACATGCCTACATCGGTGGTATGTTCGGGGCTGGCATTTATTTTGCTGAACACAGTTCCAAGAGTAATCAGTATGTGTACGGCATTGGGGGTGGTATTGGGTGTCCAGCACATAAAGATAAATCCTGCTACGTTTGTCCGCGTCAGCTACTTCTCTGCCGTGTGGCGCTGGGAAAGTCTTTTCTACAATTTAGCGCCATGAAGATGGCACATGCACCTCCGGGGCATCATTCTGTCATTGGAAGACCATCAGCTGGAGGGCTTCATTTTCCGGAATATGTTGTCTATCGCGGAGAGCAG GCTTATCCGGAGTATTTGGTGACATATCAAATTGTGAAGCCGGAGGATACATCCAGCGGCACGGAGGAGGCAACGAGTTGA